The following coding sequences are from one Lolium rigidum isolate FL_2022 chromosome 6, APGP_CSIRO_Lrig_0.1, whole genome shotgun sequence window:
- the LOC124668054 gene encoding gibberellin 2-beta-dioxygenase 3-like isoform X1, producing MVVLAKAELEQIALPAAQPPMADVRAVDLSAAPGPDRAAAARTLVAACEEQGFFRVTGHGVPQELVRAVEAAAAGFFALPQAEKEGATGEPVGYGCKQIGDGGDLGWIEYLLLCLTSAGTVPAASFPFSTLPCAAAAAATASLSEPCSPLRELLEEYAAAVRRVACGLLELMAEGLGIEPADTISRLVADAESDNMLRVNHYPPAPRPEQQAGRLLTGFGEHTDPQIISVLRSNGTTGLEIAGRDGAWASVPPDADSFFINVGDALQVLTNGRFRSVKHRVVVSSERSRVSMIFLGGPPPGARLAPLPQLLGDGGGRSRYREFTWMEYKSCSHRGRLVDDRLRPFEN from the exons ATGGTGGTCCTCGCCAAGGCCGAGCTGGAGCAGATTGCCCTCCCGGCGGCGCAGCCGCCGATGGCTGACGTCCGCGCCGTGGACCTGTCCGCCGCGCCGGGCCCCGATCGTGCCGCCGCGGCGCGCACGCTGGTGGCTGCATGCGAGGAGCAGGGCTTCTTCAGGGTGACGGGCCACGGCGTGCCGCAGGAGCTGGTGCGCgccgtggaggcggccgcggcgggGTTCTTCGCCCTGCCGCAGGCCGAGAAGGAGGGTGCCACGGGGGAGCCGGTCGGGTACGGCTGCAAGcagatcggcgacggcggcgacctcgGGTGGATCGAGTACCTGCTCCTCTGCCTCACCTCTGCCGGGACCGTGCCGGCCGCTTCGTTCCCGTTCTCGACATTGCCGTGCGCGGctgcggccgccgccaccgcgtcgCTGTCCGAGCCCTGTAGCCCCCTACG GGAGCTGCTGGAGGAGTAcgcggcggcggtgcggcgggTGGCGTGCGGGCTGCTGGAACTGATGGCGGAGGGGCTCGGGATCGAGCCGGCGGACACGATCTCCCGGCTGGTGGCGGACGCGGAGAGCGACAACATGCTCCGGGTGAACCACTACCCGCCGGCCCCGCGGCCGGAGCAGCAGGCGGGGAGGTTGCTGACGGGGTTCGGCGAGCACACGGACCCGCAAATCATCTCCGTGCTCCGCTCCAACGGCACCACCGGGCTCGAGATCGCGGGGCGCGACGGCGCCTGGGCCTCCGTGCCGCCCGACGccgactccttcttcatcaacgtCGGCGACGCCCTCCAG GTGTTGACGAACGGGAGGTTCAGGAGCGTGAAGCACAGAGTGGTGGTGAGCAGCGAGAGGTCCAGGGTGTCCATGATCTTCTTGGGCGGCCCGCCGCCCGGCGCAAGGCTGGCGCCGCTGCCGCAGCTGCTgggggacggcggcggccggagccggTACAGGGAGTTCACCTGGATGGAGTACAAGAGCTGCAGCCACAGGGGCAGGCTCGTCGACGACCGCCTCCGCCCCTTCGAGAACTAG
- the LOC124668054 gene encoding gibberellin 2-beta-dioxygenase 3-like isoform X3 → MVVLAKAELEQIALPAAQPPMADVRAVDLSAAPGPDRAAAARTLVAACEEQGFFRVTGHGVPQELVRAVEAAAAGFFALPQAEKEGATGEPVGYGCKQIGDGGDLGWIEYLLLCLTSAGTVPAASFPFSTLPCAAALLEEYAAAVRRVACGLLELMAEGLGIEPADTISRLVADAESDNMLRVNHYPPAPRPEQQAGRLLTGFGEHTDPQIISVLRSNGTTGLEIAGRDGAWASVPPDADSFFINVGDALQVLTNGRFRSVKHRVVVSSERSRVSMIFLGGPPPGARLAPLPQLLGDGGGRSRYREFTWMEYKSCSHRGRLVDDRLRPFEN, encoded by the exons ATGGTGGTCCTCGCCAAGGCCGAGCTGGAGCAGATTGCCCTCCCGGCGGCGCAGCCGCCGATGGCTGACGTCCGCGCCGTGGACCTGTCCGCCGCGCCGGGCCCCGATCGTGCCGCCGCGGCGCGCACGCTGGTGGCTGCATGCGAGGAGCAGGGCTTCTTCAGGGTGACGGGCCACGGCGTGCCGCAGGAGCTGGTGCGCgccgtggaggcggccgcggcgggGTTCTTCGCCCTGCCGCAGGCCGAGAAGGAGGGTGCCACGGGGGAGCCGGTCGGGTACGGCTGCAAGcagatcggcgacggcggcgacctcgGGTGGATCGAGTACCTGCTCCTCTGCCTCACCTCTGCCGGGACCGTGCCGGCCGCTTCGTTCCCGTTCTCGACATTGCCGTGCGCGGctgcg CTGCTGGAGGAGTAcgcggcggcggtgcggcgggTGGCGTGCGGGCTGCTGGAACTGATGGCGGAGGGGCTCGGGATCGAGCCGGCGGACACGATCTCCCGGCTGGTGGCGGACGCGGAGAGCGACAACATGCTCCGGGTGAACCACTACCCGCCGGCCCCGCGGCCGGAGCAGCAGGCGGGGAGGTTGCTGACGGGGTTCGGCGAGCACACGGACCCGCAAATCATCTCCGTGCTCCGCTCCAACGGCACCACCGGGCTCGAGATCGCGGGGCGCGACGGCGCCTGGGCCTCCGTGCCGCCCGACGccgactccttcttcatcaacgtCGGCGACGCCCTCCAG GTGTTGACGAACGGGAGGTTCAGGAGCGTGAAGCACAGAGTGGTGGTGAGCAGCGAGAGGTCCAGGGTGTCCATGATCTTCTTGGGCGGCCCGCCGCCCGGCGCAAGGCTGGCGCCGCTGCCGCAGCTGCTgggggacggcggcggccggagccggTACAGGGAGTTCACCTGGATGGAGTACAAGAGCTGCAGCCACAGGGGCAGGCTCGTCGACGACCGCCTCCGCCCCTTCGAGAACTAG
- the LOC124668054 gene encoding gibberellin 2-beta-dioxygenase 3-like isoform X2, with protein sequence MVVLAKAELEQIALPAAQPPMADVRAVDLSAAPGPDRAAAARTLVAACEEQGFFRVTGHGVPQELVRAVEAAAAGFFALPQAEKEGATGEPVGYGCKQIGDGGDLGWIEYLLLCLTSAGTKIRIHTYVVVSLLPKTIPDFAHRLAYVRRELLEEYAAAVRRVACGLLELMAEGLGIEPADTISRLVADAESDNMLRVNHYPPAPRPEQQAGRLLTGFGEHTDPQIISVLRSNGTTGLEIAGRDGAWASVPPDADSFFINVGDALQVLTNGRFRSVKHRVVVSSERSRVSMIFLGGPPPGARLAPLPQLLGDGGGRSRYREFTWMEYKSCSHRGRLVDDRLRPFEN encoded by the exons ATGGTGGTCCTCGCCAAGGCCGAGCTGGAGCAGATTGCCCTCCCGGCGGCGCAGCCGCCGATGGCTGACGTCCGCGCCGTGGACCTGTCCGCCGCGCCGGGCCCCGATCGTGCCGCCGCGGCGCGCACGCTGGTGGCTGCATGCGAGGAGCAGGGCTTCTTCAGGGTGACGGGCCACGGCGTGCCGCAGGAGCTGGTGCGCgccgtggaggcggccgcggcgggGTTCTTCGCCCTGCCGCAGGCCGAGAAGGAGGGTGCCACGGGGGAGCCGGTCGGGTACGGCTGCAAGcagatcggcgacggcggcgacctcgGGTGGATCGAGTACCTGCTCCTCTGCCTCACCTCTGCCGGGACC AAGATCCGAATCCATACGTACGTCGTGGTTTCACTTTTGCCGAAAACGATTCCTGATTTTGCTCATCGGCTGGCGTACGTACGCAGGGAGCTGCTGGAGGAGTAcgcggcggcggtgcggcgggTGGCGTGCGGGCTGCTGGAACTGATGGCGGAGGGGCTCGGGATCGAGCCGGCGGACACGATCTCCCGGCTGGTGGCGGACGCGGAGAGCGACAACATGCTCCGGGTGAACCACTACCCGCCGGCCCCGCGGCCGGAGCAGCAGGCGGGGAGGTTGCTGACGGGGTTCGGCGAGCACACGGACCCGCAAATCATCTCCGTGCTCCGCTCCAACGGCACCACCGGGCTCGAGATCGCGGGGCGCGACGGCGCCTGGGCCTCCGTGCCGCCCGACGccgactccttcttcatcaacgtCGGCGACGCCCTCCAG GTGTTGACGAACGGGAGGTTCAGGAGCGTGAAGCACAGAGTGGTGGTGAGCAGCGAGAGGTCCAGGGTGTCCATGATCTTCTTGGGCGGCCCGCCGCCCGGCGCAAGGCTGGCGCCGCTGCCGCAGCTGCTgggggacggcggcggccggagccggTACAGGGAGTTCACCTGGATGGAGTACAAGAGCTGCAGCCACAGGGGCAGGCTCGTCGACGACCGCCTCCGCCCCTTCGAGAACTAG
- the LOC124668054 gene encoding gibberellin 2-beta-dioxygenase 3-like isoform X4: MVVLAKAELEQIALPAAQPPMADVRAVDLSAAPGPDRAAAARTLVAACEEQGFFRVTGHGVPQELVRAVEAAAAGFFALPQAEKEGATGEPVGYGCKQIGDGGDLGWIEYLLLCLTSAGTVPAASFPFSTLPCAAVCTERELLEEYAAAVRRVACGLLELMAEGLGIEPADTISRLVADAESDNMLRVNHYPPAPRPEQQAGRLLTGFGEHTDPQIISVLRSNGTTGLEIAGRDGAWASVPPDADSFFINVGDALQVLTNGRFRSVKHRVVVSSERSRVSMIFLGGPPPGARLAPLPQLLGDGGGRSRYREFTWMEYKSCSHRGRLVDDRLRPFEN; this comes from the exons ATGGTGGTCCTCGCCAAGGCCGAGCTGGAGCAGATTGCCCTCCCGGCGGCGCAGCCGCCGATGGCTGACGTCCGCGCCGTGGACCTGTCCGCCGCGCCGGGCCCCGATCGTGCCGCCGCGGCGCGCACGCTGGTGGCTGCATGCGAGGAGCAGGGCTTCTTCAGGGTGACGGGCCACGGCGTGCCGCAGGAGCTGGTGCGCgccgtggaggcggccgcggcgggGTTCTTCGCCCTGCCGCAGGCCGAGAAGGAGGGTGCCACGGGGGAGCCGGTCGGGTACGGCTGCAAGcagatcggcgacggcggcgacctcgGGTGGATCGAGTACCTGCTCCTCTGCCTCACCTCTGCCGGGACCGTGCCGGCCGCTTCGTTCCCGTTCTCGACATTGCCGTGCGCGGct GTCTGTACGGAAAG GGAGCTGCTGGAGGAGTAcgcggcggcggtgcggcgggTGGCGTGCGGGCTGCTGGAACTGATGGCGGAGGGGCTCGGGATCGAGCCGGCGGACACGATCTCCCGGCTGGTGGCGGACGCGGAGAGCGACAACATGCTCCGGGTGAACCACTACCCGCCGGCCCCGCGGCCGGAGCAGCAGGCGGGGAGGTTGCTGACGGGGTTCGGCGAGCACACGGACCCGCAAATCATCTCCGTGCTCCGCTCCAACGGCACCACCGGGCTCGAGATCGCGGGGCGCGACGGCGCCTGGGCCTCCGTGCCGCCCGACGccgactccttcttcatcaacgtCGGCGACGCCCTCCAG GTGTTGACGAACGGGAGGTTCAGGAGCGTGAAGCACAGAGTGGTGGTGAGCAGCGAGAGGTCCAGGGTGTCCATGATCTTCTTGGGCGGCCCGCCGCCCGGCGCAAGGCTGGCGCCGCTGCCGCAGCTGCTgggggacggcggcggccggagccggTACAGGGAGTTCACCTGGATGGAGTACAAGAGCTGCAGCCACAGGGGCAGGCTCGTCGACGACCGCCTCCGCCCCTTCGAGAACTAG